Below is a genomic region from Terriglobales bacterium.
GCTCGCTGGTTAGCTGCTGGAGATAATCGTCGGTCACCCAATCCGGAAGGTGGATGTAGCCTGGTCCCGGCTTCGGGATGTTCAGCCGGGCGAAGATGCGGTCCTTGGCGGCGTAAGTATCCACAAGCCACAGGCGGATGTTGGCTTTGCGCGTCGAGCTCTCCTGCACCAGGCCGGGGCGCGAAAGATGATCCACGCCCTTGCAGGCATAGATACGGCGCAGGCTGAATTGCCGCGGCAGCACGAAATCATAGACGCTGTCCGCATGGGCGCCGGAGTCGATGAGCACGATGGCCGGCCGCAGGCGAAGGCCGCACTCGTGCTCCCATTCGCGCAGCAGGTAATGGTCGAGCTGCTCCCAGACGTTCACCTGCGTGGCTGGATCGACCTCGATACCGGGGTTGCCCCAGAACACCTGATAATCGACCAGCCAGCTCTCCTCACCCGGCCCGAAGGCCTTCACCTGAACCTCGATGCGGTTGTGCTGCACGTCGGCCGCGGCCACCAGCACGCAACCGCCGCGCGGCACCTGCGCCGGGTACTTTTCTTCCTTCGCGCGGGAGCGCAGCACGGGCGCTTCAACGGGGTTCTGCGCCGCGGCGTCCCACGTTTCGGCGAGCGAAAGGGTGACAAAAGCGCGCAGCTTCTCCGGGTTATCCTTGGCTGCCACCCACCGTTCGGCCAGCTCCGCCCAGATCGGCTTCCAGGGCGAGTACAGCGCGTTCAAGTGAAAACCGCGGTGCGCGGTGCGCTCCGGACGGCGGTGGATCCAGCGGCCGGCGGCGAGCATGCGAGCCTTGTGCTTCTCATCGATGCCCTGGCCGCACTGCGTGCACAGATAGCGGACGCTTTCCGGTATGACGGCGCCTTGCCCATCGCGCTCGAACACCAGGCGATAGACTGGGTGCTCAGGGTCGGAGTCCGGATCGCGCCACCAAAGCGGCTGCTCGAAGCCACAGAACGGGCAGGGCAGATGGAAGAGACCCTGCGAGCTGGCGTCGTACTCGGCATCGATGCGCGACAGGCCGCGGGGCCGCGCTGGCGTCGAGGCCAGGAAGATCTTGGCATCATCGAAAGTCTCGGTGCGGCGCTCGGCGATCTCGACGGGATCGCCTTCTTTGTTCACGTCGAGCGGATAAGCCTCGACCTCGTCGAGCAGCAGCACGGCAATCGGATGCGAACGCAGGCCTGCACCAGAATTGGCGCCGGTGATCTTCAGATACCCACCGGGGAAGCGCTTCAGACGCACGGTGTTGCCGGCGCGGCGGCTGGTCGCCGTGCGTACCTTGCTGCGCAGCGCCGGGGAATGTTCGATCAGGGGCGCGATGCGCTCGTTCGAGTAGTCCTTCGCCGTCTCGGAGGTAGGCTGCACCAGCATGATCGGTTTCGGATCGGCATCGATGAAGTAGCCAATCACGTTATTCATGACCTCCGACCCGCCCACCTGCGTGCTCTTGCGCAGCGTGATGCGCCGCACCGCCGGATCCAGGATGCAATCCATGATCTCCCGCTGGTACGACTCGGTCAGCCAGGGACCGGGCCGGTGCGTCCGGCCCTTGGGCAGGATGCGGTTTCGCTCTGCCCACTGACTGACGCTTTCGGCGCGCGCCGGCGGAGCGAGCAGGTGCGCCCGGCTTCGGAATATCTCCCCGAGGCGGTCCAGATGCGGGGCGACGCTTTCGGCCGTTGCCATGGATCAGATCCTTAACCAGGGGCACCAGGTCGTGGAGCATGGCGCGAATCTCCGCGTCCATCCGCGCCTTGATGACCGCGCGGCTCTCGTCCTCGCAGTTCGCCGCCAAGCGGACAGGCAGACCGAGGGCGCGCTGGCGCATTGTGGTGAGCAGCTCCTCGAACTTCTCCTCCACCACCGCGGCGGGGATGAATTCGCGCCGGCGCTCTGCCAACTTGTGCTCCAGCAGCTCGCGCTGCGCGCGCTTGAGTAGGTCCGCTTCTGGAGGCCCCTTGCCAACCGAGGCTCCATCTTCAGACTCGCAAGCCTGGGTGCGGTCCTGCAGGAAGCCGATGTACCAGCGCATGCACTCGCCCAGCTCGTACTTGCCATGGGCCTGACGCGGCATCCCCGCCTGGACCAGGCGCTGAATGTCCCGCGGGGAGCGCCGGAGTATCTCGCCGAGTTGGGACACGCTGACGACGGCCATTCCATTTTGCAGGCGCTAGGCGGTCCTCCGTTGCGCAGTTTCCGCGAACGTCTGACCGGAGGCCTTCAGCAGCGCGGACTGGCCGGTCATCTTTTGCCAGCGCGCGATCAGTCGGTCGCATTGGTGCGGGTCCTCAGCGCCGCAAGTCAGCTCGTGCGCGCCCAGGAGCCAGGTGTCGCCGGCGCGCGAAACTTTGGGTACGCGGGACGCGGTGAAAGCCACCGACTTCACATCGTCGGCCGTGATGCCGGCCAGGAGCTTTGTCAGCTCGTCCTTATCGAAACCGGTGCTCGTGAGATCAGCTTTGCGGCCGCGCAGGTCCGAGAGCTCGAGACGCAGCAGCTTCTTGTTCCAGCTCGTCTCATCCCGCGTGCGGTTATCTGCAAGCCGGTAGGCAGCCGCCGGCGTCAGATCCCGCGCGACTACGATGGGCACGGTCTTCTGCTTCAGGGCGAGCGCGGCCTCGTAGCGGCCATGGCCGGCGACGATGACGAGATCGCGATCGACAACGATGGGCTGCTTCCAGCCAAACTTGCGGATCGAAGCAGCCACCTTCTGCACCGCCGCCTCGCTGCGAGTCCGCGGGTTGCGGGCATATGGCTTGATCTTGCTGATGTCGAGCCATTCGACTTTCAGTTTGCTCTTCATGGTCGAAAACGACAACGACAGCGAAAAATTTTCTGTCTTACGCTAGCGGCAAGCCGCAGCCGCCGTCACCCGCGCAGGGGAGTGGGCCCTGGAAGGACCCGTTAAACTCACCGGCCGTCGTACACTCTCCGCGAGGCATCTCTCTGCTTTTCGCGTTCGTGATGGACTTGCTCTGAGTGAGCAACGGCTCCGCTATTGACCTGGCCCCGCGCCTCTGCGATCCTCCAAGCCTGATAGCGCTCAAGGGTTCCGAACTCGGCCCTGAGAGCGGGATTGCTACCCCACTCCTGCTTCGCGGCGGCCTCCACGCCCAGCCGGTCAAAGAACGGACAGGCGTCAGACGCACCCGCGACAGCAGCATCCTGCCCAAAGCGTGAACCCGTGAGTCGGCCCACCCTGCCCGCGGCCTCTGCCTTTCGAAAGGCGAGGTAGCGGGTGAACTCGCCGCCGAACTCGGTGCGCACATCCGCGTCGGCGTTCCACACGGATGCGCATTCCTCTTCGAGTGTCTGGCGCTTCGTCTGATCCGCCGCGACTGCTGGCGGAGCTGCAGCTACCGGTGCGACAGCAGTCATCGCGGGTTTTGCTGCCGGTGAAGTTGCTGCGGGACGCGTCAAGATCATGTCGTCGCCTTTGAACGTGATGACTGTTCCGTCCTCCAGTGACGTAAGCTTCTTTAGATCCTCTTTGGTCCCCCAGCCGAGCTTCGCGCGCACCGATGCAAGCATTTCATCGACGGGCACCGTAAGGACTTCCGAGAAAGCACGCGGTGGAGCGTTTCCTGATGCAGCGCGCTGTTGGAGTAGCTCCCGCAATTGGGTGACCAGATCCCCGTTCTCTGCCATTCCCTCTGCCATTCCCTTTTCTCCTCCTCCGCTCTCCAAAGCAACAGAGCGCTTCGGGGCCGAGCCGAGCGTTGCCCGGCCCCGAAACCCGGCTGAGAAGGCCACCGCCTTCACTCGCCGGCCCGGAGGAAAGCCGCTCCGGGGCGTGTGGGCGCCGCGTCGGTTGCCGCGGCGTCCTCGCTACGGGTCCGAAAGGAAGAGACCCGTAGCGCGAATCAATCCCCTCGTTCCCTTCAGACGAACGGCTCAATCAACACTTCCTTTTTGCACGACAGGCAGCGCAGCAGCTCGCCGATCTGGGCGTACTCTCCGTTGCGTTCCAAGATGGGCGAGACCTGTCGCTCCGCCGGCACCATATGCCTGCCGCAGCATTTAACCATCACCGCGCTCGTGCGAAGCTGTGCGAACCGGCGCGCCATCCGGCGGTGAAGGTCTTCAAGGAGCGGGCAGACCGGCTTCGGGCACCCTGAGGTGCACTTGTGCGGCCCTGCTGGTTCTACGGTCCCTGAACTCATGGTCTGATGTTCCTCCTTTTCGCTTTGCGGTCGCACGCGGGAGCGCTGCGATTCACTTACGGCCTCCCCAACGCAGCGTTGAAGGCCTTCGTATTCTTCTGCACCATGCGCACCAACACGCGCCTGAACTCCGGCGTAGCTTCCAGGCGCTTCAGGATCAGGCCCTCATCCAGGCCGAGCGTGGCCTCAAGCGCGGCGTTGCGGCCACCACCGGCGGGAAGGTCGCCATCGGCCACCAGGCCGCCTTCGGCGAAATTGTGCACGCCGCGGCGGCGGACCGCAGGCAGTCCGGCTCGGTTGAACTCCTCGAGGAATTCGAGCGCCCCGGGCTGGCGCACCACCGCAGCCCGCACGATGTATTCGTAATCGCTAACGCGGATAGGGATCGAGTCGCTGGTCGAGCTTCCAGGTCCGCGGACTTGGCCACCGGATGAGAAAGGAAGAAGGCCACCACCTCCGGAGCTCCCGGCGCCTGCTGCACCCCCGCCTCCAGCGCCCAATCCGAAGAAACCCGCTGCCGCCTTGATGGCGTTGAAAAGCTGGAACACGAGGATTGCGGCCAGCAGATCAGCGATGATCCGTTGAATGGACTGCGCGACGGATAACGCCAACTGCCGGAAGGCGCCCCCAACGCTCTGCGCTTCATGGCCGATGTTGGCGAGGAAATTCGCCACATCGGCCGTGATCGCTGCCTGCAGGCTGCCCTTAAAATCTGCGGTTCTCTGAGCTGCCAGGTCGCTGGCGATGGCGATTTGGTTGACTGCCTCTGCAAAATCGCGTGCCTGCGCGATCTGTTCGGGGGTCACCGCGGCCGCGCGCATGGCCTCGGCGATCTGCTGCAACACTGGTAGACGGTCCTGCTCCAGCTTGCGCAGCTTCTCCTCGCCCTCAAACTGGAACAGGAGGCCGCTCTGCACCTGATTGAGGACCTCCTGGCGCTGGGCCGCAATGTCGGCGAGCGCCTGCTCAGCCTGCGCCTTGATCTCCTCGAAGGCAATGCGCTGCGCGCCGGCATCGAACAGCGTCCGCTGGCGCCCCGCGAAGGCCTCGTCCGTCTCGCCCTTCAGGCGCTGGAGGCCTTCTATCTGCGCCTCCAGTTCCTTGCGGGCGGCTTCGAAGCGCTGCCCCTGGGCATCGAGGATCTGGGCCTCAGCCTGCAGCCGCTCCTGCGTGGCCTGACGCTCCAGGGTGAGCTGTTCCGCCTGGAGCGCGGCCAACTGCCGCTGGCGCTCGATCTCGGCCAGGCCCTTCTGCTTCTCCAGCTCGCTGATCTCCTTGGAGATGGCCAGCAGTCGGGCGGCGCGGTCATCCTGCGTCTCGCCCTTCTTGAGCGGCCGCGCGGCTTCGAGCGCGAGCTTCTGCTGCTGGGCCGCGATCTTCTGGTCCAATAGGGCGATCTCGGCATCGGACTCGCGGGTGATGATGGCCCGGCGGTCGTCGAAGTACTTCTGGATCTCCACCCGGCCTTCATCGAAGCGTTGCTTTTCGGCGTCGAGCGCCAGCGCATTCTTGGCCTTCTGCAGCGCAAGTTCCTTTTCGAGATGGGCCTCGAACACGGCCAGGGTGGCGTCTTCGAGTTTGCGTCTGGCTTCGAGCGCGCGACGGTTGTTCTCCTCATCTTGGCTGATGCTCGTGTCACGCTTGCGCTTGCGTTGAATCACCGGGCCCGTAGGGTCCAAAGCGTTCAGCAGTTTGGCAGCCCGTTCCTCGATCAACTTGTCGATGGCGTCGAAGCCTCCGTCGATCTCGGAGCGGAAAATGGAGAGAGCCTGCTTCGGCCCCTTCGTGAAGACATTGACCAGGAGGTTGTTCCACGCCACGCCCACAACGCCCAGCTTGCCGCCGAGCTCGACCACGCCCGCGATGACCGCCGCGATACTGAGGATCAGCAGCTTGAGTACGCGACCCGCAACGTCGCCCAGGGTGCGGAAGCCGCTCACGCCATCTTCGGTGGTGACCTCCACGAGGGCCTCGCCTACTTCGGCCAGCGCGGGCGCGAAGCCGGCGGCGAATTGAGTGGCGGTGCCCTCGGCTAGACTTTTGAGGTCGGTCAGCGCGTCGTTAGCGCGCGTGGCTGCGGCTACCAGGCTCTCGTCGAATTCCAGCCCCAGAGCCTTCATCTTTGTGCGCAGCTCGTCGATGCCGCCCGAACCCAGGTCATCAATCAGCGGCAGGAGGTTGGCGCCCGCCTTGCCGAAGATTTCCATGGCCAGGGCGGTCCGCTTGGCGCCGGGCTCCAGTTTCGCCAGCGCATCCACGGTCTTGAGGATCTGCTGGTCCTGGTCCAGGCCCTTGAGGGCCTGCGAAGAGCCGAACAGCCGCCGCACCGCGCCTTCCGCACTGCTGGCGCCGCGGTTGTACTCATCGAAAAACCGCACGCTCTTCTGCAGCGCCTTGCCCAGCTCCTCCTGGCTCACGTCGGCCGTGCGCGCTGCGAAGGAAAAGACGCTGAGGGTCTCAACCGAAACCCCGGTCTTCTGGCTCAGCTTGCCGAGCGAATCAGCAGTGTTGAGGGAGCTCTTGGCCAGCGCAGTGAGGCCGGCCACGGCGGCGGCGGCGGTGAGCGTCGGCAGCAGGCTGGCGACGCCGCTCAGCGCGCCGCTCAGAGACTGGAGGCCGCGGGCGCCCAGGGACCCAGCTTTGCCGGCCTTTTCGGCTTCGGACTGGACCTTCTTGAATGCCGAGACGACATCGGCCAAACCTTCCGCGCTCAATCGGACTCGAACATCAGGAGCGGCCATTCATATCAGTCCCTCAAAATCGCCGGCACTTCCGGCGGTTTTTTACGTTTCGTCGCGCCCGTAGCCGCGAGCGCGCACCATCCCAGGAACTCGACGAAGTAGCCACGTTGCGCATCTTCGCGCAGGCATTCTTCGTACGCAGTCAGCGCATCCCCGATCGCCCAATCGAGCACCTCTTCAAAACGCCCCGGATCCTGGCCCCCCAGCTCGCGGACGACTGCTGACCAGACGCCGAGATCGGTGCCGTGGGCGTCGCGCTCCCGCTGGCGTGCAACGGCGCGGGGATGGGCTGGCCTGCTTCCGCGGCGGTCGAAGCAGTGCGGGAACGCGCGCTGTAGCCCATCCCGGCGGCGAAAAAACCGACCAGCAGCGGCCTGAAGGCCTCCCGGACCGCTTGCTTGTCGGCCGCATCCGTGACCTGCGCGAGGAACCCCGCAGTTTCGGCAGCAACCTTCTCTGACCATTGATCGTCGGCCAGCTCATCAGGGAGCACGAGGCCGCCCAGGAGATCAAACCAGGCGCCGCTGAGTAGAATCTTTTGGAGCAGTCGCTGCGCGAATTCTTCTGGCGACTCGTCGCCCTGCCGACTGATGCGATCCAGCCCCGCGGCCGCGATCTTAGCCGTCATGTATCCATCGTGCCTCAGGGTGCTGCGCTCCAGTGTGCGCCAGCGCCGGCCGCCGATCAGTCTGACCTTTTGCTCGTTGCCAGGCATTGGCGTTACTCCCCGCCCGACGCTTGGCTCACGCCGGCAGTGACCGGAGGCGCGGCCGGGACCAAGCGCTTCTCGCAATCAGCGACGAGCTTCGAGCCGAAACCCTCGACTCGTCGGCTCAGCGCGTGCGCTTTGACGCGCTCGATCTTGCATCGCTTGATCTCCGCCCAGAGACCCTCGATCCTTCGCGCACGATCATCCTTGGTCTCGCCATCCTCCAGAGGCTGCCGCTGCAGGGCATCGACACGCTGGCGCAGGCCTGCGATCTCTGGCGTATCGGTTTCGGCGGGAAATTCGAACCAGTAGGCCGACTCCCCGCTGCCCGACCCCGCCCGCTCCAACGGAAATTCCAGGTGGAGGAGCGCGATCACGTAGCCGACTGCCGACTTAAAAAAGCGCTCGCGAACGTTCATCTGGCCACCCAGTTGCCCATTCACTGCGCTGATATTGCCCGCGACGCCCTCGATGTCCCGCAAGAGCGGTATCAGCTCGCCCTGGGTCAGCTTTTCGAGTTGCGCGCATTTGCTCAGGTGCATTTCCCGGAGGCCTTGAAGCGTAGCGAACGATTCGGAGTGCTGAGCGGTTTCGAGATCGCGCTGCAAGCTTTCAATTCGCTCGCCAAGCCCGACTGCCGCGGTGCCCAGGTCGGCCTCTTGCCGGCGCAGTGATTCGAGCTCCGCATCGATCTCGCGCAGCCGCTTCTGGGCTCGAGCATCGCCATCGGAGACGGCGGTGACGACCGCGCCGCGGCGGTCCCCCTCCAGAATGCCAATACGCGCCTGCGCGGCCGCGCGGCGCTGCTCGACTTCAGCAAGCCGGCCTTGCAGCCGCTCGATCTCTGCACTCACATTTTCTGTTCGCATCTGCTCCTCCTCTCTATTACCTGCTGGAGCCACGGGGCGATTTACTTCGTGGCAGCGGGCATGAAGCCGCCATCGATAAGCCTGCCGATCTCGCTCGCAGGAATCCTCACACACCGGCCGATGTGCACGGTTGAAAGCTTCCGCCGCAAAATCCACGCCCGTACCGTCGAAGGCTTTATGGCCAGATGTTCAGCCACCTGCTCTACAGTTAACAGTGGCTCTCTCCGCAGTTTCGTGTGGTTCGAATTGGTTGACATCTCGTTTCTCTCGGTAGTACTGTATTTGTCGTCTGATACTACATCAAGACTACGACGTGTCAACGGTGGCAAAGAAAGATACCGGACGCAAAAGTGTTTACCCAGTCTGAGTGTCTGACCAGGAGATCATGAAGACAGGTACACGATCCGAGATGCAGTTTCTGGTCGACTGGTTAAACGGACCCGGGCAGGGCGGAAAATGGCAGCGCTGGATTGGCCACATGCAG
It encodes:
- a CDS encoding phage terminase large subunit family protein — encoded protein: MATAESVAPHLDRLGEIFRSRAHLLAPPARAESVSQWAERNRILPKGRTHRPGPWLTESYQREIMDCILDPAVRRITLRKSTQVGGSEVMNNVIGYFIDADPKPIMLVQPTSETAKDYSNERIAPLIEHSPALRSKVRTATSRRAGNTVRLKRFPGGYLKITGANSGAGLRSHPIAVLLLDEVEAYPLDVNKEGDPVEIAERRTETFDDAKIFLASTPARPRGLSRIDAEYDASSQGLFHLPCPFCGFEQPLWWRDPDSDPEHPVYRLVFERDGQGAVIPESVRYLCTQCGQGIDEKHKARMLAAGRWIHRRPERTAHRGFHLNALYSPWKPIWAELAERWVAAKDNPEKLRAFVTLSLAETWDAAAQNPVEAPVLRSRAKEEKYPAQVPRGGCVLVAAADVQHNRIEVQVKAFGPGEESWLVDYQVFWGNPGIEVDPATQVNVWEQLDHYLLREWEHECGLRLRPAIVLIDSGAHADSVYDFVLPRQFSLRRIYACKGVDHLSRPGLVQESSTRKANIRLWLVDTYAAKDRIFARLNIPKPGPGYIHLPDWVTDDYLQQLTSERKITVRDKRTRTPRSIYVQTYARNEALDLEVYCHAGLWLLQNLLAPALYRDLGALAEHIQQGRNPATLVPAPARRVRTPGNPLGSMPR
- a CDS encoding ParB/RepB/Spo0J family partition protein; its protein translation is MKSKLKVEWLDISKIKPYARNPRTRSEAAVQKVAASIRKFGWKQPIVVDRDLVIVAGHGRYEAALALKQKTVPIVVARDLTPAAAYRLADNRTRDETSWNKKLLRLELSDLRGRKADLTSTGFDKDELTKLLAGITADDVKSVAFTASRVPKVSRAGDTWLLGAHELTCGAEDPHQCDRLIARWQKMTGQSALLKASGQTFAETAQRRTA